AGATTATGTTACGGCTGATGCAGGTACTGGAGCAGTACATTCAGCACCTGGACACGGGGTGGACGATTACAATTATTCACAAAAATATGGAATTGGAGTATTATCGCCAGTTGATGACAGAGGGCATATGACAAAGGAAGCTGGGAAATACGAAGGAATGTTTTATGCAAAAGCAAGCAATGTAATTGTACAGGACTTGACAGAAAGTGGACATTTACTGCATCACAGCAAATTTGTTCACTCGTATCCGCATGACTGGAGAAGTAAAAAACCTGTAATTTTCAGAGCGACTGAGCAATGGTTCATTAGTGTTGATGAAAGCGACATTAGGGAAAATGCGATAAAAGCACTAGATGATGTGGAATTTGTACCATCTTGGGGTAAAAATAGAATTGGTTCAATGTTAGAAACTCGTCCAGACTGGACTATTTCAAGACAAAGAGTATGGGGTGTACCAATACCATTGTTCTACAACAGAGCGACTGATGAAGTTATCTATGAGCCAGAAATTATGGACAGAGTAATTGAAATGGTAAAAAAAGAAGGAACTGACATTTGGTGGAAATATGAAGCCAAAGAAATTATCGGGGATGAACTTTTGGAAAAATATAACTTGAAAGATGTGGATATTAGAAAAGAAAGAAGTATAATGGACGTCTGGTTTGACTCAGGAGTTTCACATAGAAGTGTGCTAGTGCCAAGAAACTTGCCAAGGCCAGCAGACTTGTATCTTGAAGGAAGTGACCAGCATAGAGGTTGGTTCCAATCTTCATTATTGACATCAATCGCAAGTACAAAAGATGCACCTTACAAGAGAATCTTGACTCACGGATTCACAATGGACGGACAAGGAAGAAAAATGTCTAAATCTTTAGGAAACACAATACTTCCAAAAGATATTACAGAAAAATACGGAGCAGATATTTTAAGATTGTGGGTATCTTCAGTGGATTATAGAGAAGATGTAAGAATTTCGGAAAATATCTTGCAACAAATGTCAGATGCTTATAGAAGAATCAGAAATACAGCCAGATTTTTGATGGGTAACTTAAATGATTTTGATTATGCAAATGATAAAGTTGACTATAAAGATATGTTTGAAATTGACAAATGGGCAATGCACAAACTGGAAGAATTGAAAGAAAAAACAACTGAATATTATGATAAATACGAATTTTACAGTTTGTTCCAAGAAATTACATATTTCTGCTCAATGGAAATGTCTTCATTCTATCTTGACATCGTAAAAGACAGACTTTACTGTGAAGGAACAACTTCAATTGAAAGAAGAAGTGCACAGACTGTATTGACAGAAGTTCTGAAAGTGCTAGTAAGAATAATTGCCCCAGTATTGTCGTTTACGGCTGATGAAATCTGGGAAAGAATACCAGAAACGTTAAAAGAAGAAGAAAGTGTACATTTATCAAAATGGATTGAAGCAAGACCTGAATATTTGAATGAAGAATTAGCACAAAAATGGGATAAAATCGCACGATTAAGAAGAGAAGTAAACAAAAAGCTGGAAGCAGAAAGACAAACTGGATTAATAGGACATTCTCTTGATGCGAGAGTCCTTTTAAATATTGCCAATGATGAATATTCATTTATAAAAGATTATACAGAAAATGAAGTTTCTGACTTGTTTATCGTATCTCAAGTTAAATTTGTAAATGATAATTTAGCAGAAAGCGAAATCGAAGGAATTAACATCGCTGTGGAAAAAGCGTCTGGAGAAAAATGTGAAAGATGCTGGAAATACGATGAGGAAGTTGGACACAATCACAATCATCCAGATGTATGTCCAAGATGTGCAAGCGTTCTGGAAAAAATGTAACATAAAATTTATTTTGTAAAATAGGACTAAATACAGCTAAATAAAAATAACTTATTTAGTTCGTTTTTTACAAACATGTGTTAATAAAAAATGTGAGGAGAAAAGAATGCCTTATATAATTATTATTTTGGTTTTAGGTGCATTAGATCAGATTACAAAGCAGCTGATGTTCAATGTATCAGGTGGAGTGCAAGGTTTTTCTATACCAATAATAGATAAATTCTTTCACTTGACTTATGTTGAAAATCACGGCGGAGTTTTCGGTCTATTGCAAGGAAAAATCAATTTATTTACAATAACAAGTGCAGTTCTAATTATATACGTAATCGCTGTAGAGTACAAAAACTTTAAGAATTACAGCAAATGGACAAAAATAGGAGTAGCAGTAATTGCCGCTGGAGCTGCAGGAAATATGATTGACAGAATTCTTCGTGGATACGTAATTGACATGATAGATTTTCGAGGCATCTGGGCTTTCGTATTCAATGTGGCAGATATGTATGTGCATATTGGAATTTATATTATTATAATTGATTATTTAGTGAGAAAATATAAAACAAAAAAAGGTGAATAGCATGATTTTTGCTGCAGTTTATGGTTTTTTACTTCTTTTTGTTATAGTATTAATATTTGTTGTATTTTTGACTATTATTTATTTTTCTAAGAATAAAGTATTGGCAGAACTAATTATTTGTGGATTTATATTATTTTTTACTATTAATTTTTTCTATATTTGGTTTCCAATTAAAGAAAATACAGAATTAAAAATAGCTAATTATTTGCTTATAACAGAATACAATGGAGCTGTTCCTGAAGTAAGTTTTTCTTTAGGAGATAAAGGATATTTAAAAAAATTAAATAAAATAAAAGATAACTGGATTGGTTATATTTATGATTTTGATGAAGCAATATCTAAATTTTTAGATGCAGAAAAAATTGGAAAAGAAAAAATAGAATACAATAAAAATTCAGGTTATTTTATAATAAATTCACAAAATCAGTTATTTCATTTGACAGAAGAACAAGTAAAAGAAAAACTGAAAGTAAAAAAACTTAATCTTAAAAATCCAGAAAAAATTATAAGAAAATATGGAGAAAAAAAGGAAAAATCTACATTTTATAAAATAATTGATGATTATTTTATACCATTTTCAGACAAAGGAATTGGTATAATTAGGTTATGAAATAATAAAATATTTTGCTATTTTAATATTAACTTTAAGAATAATATATTTAAAAAGACTTTTAAGAAAAAGAAATCAAAAGAAAGGATAGAGAAAAATGACTTTTCAGGAAATTATATTAACTCTTCAAAAGTTCTGGGGAGATAAAGGGTGTATAATATCAAATCCGTACGATATTGAAACAGGTGCGGGAACTTTTAATCCAGATACTTTTTTAATGTCGTTAGGTCCTGAGCCTTGGAATGTTGCCTATGTTGAGCCATCGCGTCGTCCAAAAGATGGAAGATACGGTGAAAATCCCAACAGAGTGTATCAGCATCATCAGTTTCAGGTAATTATGAAACCATCTCCAGAAAATATTCAGGAACTTTATTTAGAAAGTTTAGTTGCATTAGGAATTAATCCTAAGGAACACGACATAAGATTTGTGGAAGACAACTGGGAAAGCCCTACGCTTGGAGCGTGGGGATTAGGATGGGAAGTTTGGCTGGATGGAATGGAAATTACACAGTTTACATACTTCCAGCAAGTTGGAGGACTGGAAGTTGACATAGTTCCATCTGAAATAACTTACGGACTTGAAAGAATAGCACTTTATTTGCAAAATAAGGACGATGTAAAAGATTTGGAATGGACAAAAGGAGTAAAATATGGAGAAAGAAGATTCCAGTTTGAGTATGAATTATCAAAATACAGCTTTGAAGTGGCAGACGTTCCAATGCACTTCCAGCTTTTTGATATGTACGAAAAGGAAGCTCAAAACTGCCTAAATAACGACTTAGTATTCCCAGCCTACGAATACGTTCTAAAATGCTCACACACATTCAACAACCTTGATGCAAGAGGTGCAATCAGTACAACAGAAAGAATGTCCTACATTTTAAGAATCAGGGATTTGGCTAAGAAATGTGCTGAGAAATTTGTGGAGGCAAGGGAGAGATTAGGATTCCCATTGTTGAATAAGTAAAAATATAGAAGAGGGGGAAGTTTTTATGATTTATAAAAAGAGAGGAGAGGAAATAATTGAAATTAACAATAAATAATATTGGTAAATTGAAAAATGCTGAAGTAGAAATTAATGGTATAACAGTAATTGCAGGAGAAAATAATACTGGAAAAAGTACAGTAGGAAAATCTCTGTGGGCTTTATTTAATGGATTGTATAAAATTAATGAACAAATTTTTCTAGAGAAATTAGATAACATAGAAGATGTATTAGAAAAGTTTTATAGGACTGAAACAAATGATTTTACAACTTTCAGAAATTATATGGATAAAGTAAGAGATTTTAGAAGAAAAAT
This genomic stretch from Leptotrichia trevisanii DSM 22070 harbors:
- the ileS gene encoding isoleucine--tRNA ligase, with the protein product MSENNNVEDKVDYAKTLNLPKTSFKMKANLAQKEPLTLRDWKKAQIYEKSLNEGAPFFVLHDGPPYANGDIHIGHALNKILKDIILKYKRLRGYNAPYIPGWDTHGLPIEWKIMEELGEKAKNMTPLQIRQECKKYALKWVEKQKEGFKRLGILGNWDNPYITLMPEYEAEQLKVFKEIYENGYVYKGLKPVYWSPTTETALAEAEIEYKDVESHSIYVKFEGTQDLLDKLGVEEASILIWTTTPWTLPANLGVFLHPEFDYGLYKTEKGNIVVAKELAETVFKTLGISYELLKEFKGTELEKTHYRHPFLDREGLVMIGDYVTADAGTGAVHSAPGHGVDDYNYSQKYGIGVLSPVDDRGHMTKEAGKYEGMFYAKASNVIVQDLTESGHLLHHSKFVHSYPHDWRSKKPVIFRATEQWFISVDESDIRENAIKALDDVEFVPSWGKNRIGSMLETRPDWTISRQRVWGVPIPLFYNRATDEVIYEPEIMDRVIEMVKKEGTDIWWKYEAKEIIGDELLEKYNLKDVDIRKERSIMDVWFDSGVSHRSVLVPRNLPRPADLYLEGSDQHRGWFQSSLLTSIASTKDAPYKRILTHGFTMDGQGRKMSKSLGNTILPKDITEKYGADILRLWVSSVDYREDVRISENILQQMSDAYRRIRNTARFLMGNLNDFDYANDKVDYKDMFEIDKWAMHKLEELKEKTTEYYDKYEFYSLFQEITYFCSMEMSSFYLDIVKDRLYCEGTTSIERRSAQTVLTEVLKVLVRIIAPVLSFTADEIWERIPETLKEEESVHLSKWIEARPEYLNEELAQKWDKIARLRREVNKKLEAERQTGLIGHSLDARVLLNIANDEYSFIKDYTENEVSDLFIVSQVKFVNDNLAESEIEGINIAVEKASGEKCERCWKYDEEVGHNHNHPDVCPRCASVLEKM
- the lspA gene encoding signal peptidase II — translated: MPYIIIILVLGALDQITKQLMFNVSGGVQGFSIPIIDKFFHLTYVENHGGVFGLLQGKINLFTITSAVLIIYVIAVEYKNFKNYSKWTKIGVAVIAAGAAGNMIDRILRGYVIDMIDFRGIWAFVFNVADMYVHIGIYIIIIDYLVRKYKTKKGE
- the glyQ gene encoding glycine--tRNA ligase subunit alpha produces the protein MTFQEIILTLQKFWGDKGCIISNPYDIETGAGTFNPDTFLMSLGPEPWNVAYVEPSRRPKDGRYGENPNRVYQHHQFQVIMKPSPENIQELYLESLVALGINPKEHDIRFVEDNWESPTLGAWGLGWEVWLDGMEITQFTYFQQVGGLEVDIVPSEITYGLERIALYLQNKDDVKDLEWTKGVKYGERRFQFEYELSKYSFEVADVPMHFQLFDMYEKEAQNCLNNDLVFPAYEYVLKCSHTFNNLDARGAISTTERMSYILRIRDLAKKCAEKFVEARERLGFPLLNK